From the genome of Streptomyces sp. NBC_01260, one region includes:
- a CDS encoding 3'-5' exonuclease has protein sequence MTHWYEGPLAAFDTETTGVDVEGDRIVSAALVVQDSAGGRMRVTRWLVNPGVPVPAGATEIHGLTDDHLQRNGRWPAPVVEEIALALAEQSAAGRPLVVMNAPFDLTLLDRELKRHRASSLAGYLENTPLCVLDPRVLDKHLDRYRKGRRTLTDLCELYGVVLDGAHDAAADAAASLELVRAVGRRFATRLERLTPAELHTLQAVWHAAQARGLQAWFTKSGTPETVDPAWPLRPELRAAA, from the coding sequence ATGACTCATTGGTACGAGGGGCCACTGGCCGCTTTTGACACCGAGACGACGGGAGTGGACGTGGAGGGGGACCGGATCGTTTCGGCCGCCCTCGTCGTCCAGGACAGTGCCGGCGGGCGGATGCGCGTCACCCGCTGGCTGGTGAATCCGGGGGTGCCGGTGCCCGCGGGGGCGACGGAGATCCACGGACTGACAGACGACCACCTCCAGCGCAACGGGCGGTGGCCCGCGCCGGTGGTGGAGGAGATAGCCCTGGCGCTGGCCGAGCAGAGTGCGGCCGGCCGGCCGCTGGTGGTGATGAACGCGCCGTTCGACCTGACGCTGCTGGACCGGGAGCTCAAGCGGCACCGGGCGTCGTCGCTGGCCGGCTATCTGGAGAACACGCCGTTGTGCGTGCTGGATCCACGGGTGCTCGACAAGCATCTGGACCGCTACCGCAAGGGCCGGCGCACGCTCACGGATCTGTGCGAGCTGTACGGGGTGGTGCTGGACGGGGCGCATGACGCGGCGGCCGATGCGGCGGCCTCGCTGGAGCTGGTCCGGGCGGTCGGGCGGCGGTTCGCCACCCGGCTGGAGCGGCTGACCCCGGCGGAGCTGCACACGCTGCAGGCGGTGTGGCACGCCGCCCAGGCGCGCGGTCTGCAGGCCTGGTTCACCAAGAGCGGCACGCCGGAGACGGTGGACCCGGCGTGGCCGCTGCGTCCGGAGCTGCGCGCCGCCGCGTGA
- a CDS encoding DUF4365 domain-containing protein yields the protein MALAQPEPGGPSRAGGHGGGLLPQRIAPLRGTLATTACMETLQVGYLHAVAAAAGCSLSQPFPDNGIDWHVSHGAPGHVVDDEVTIKVQLKCTYQIPARPPGATFAFTLDNAHLVKLARTPVSVHKILVVMLVPRSQDDWLRAGHDRLDLRHCCYWTNLAGHPVTGRHRTTVRIPTSRIFDDRALCEIMTRVGAGGRP from the coding sequence ATGGCACTCGCGCAGCCCGAACCAGGGGGTCCTTCCCGTGCCGGAGGCCACGGGGGAGGGCTGTTGCCCCAGCGGATCGCACCGCTGCGCGGCACTCTCGCCACCACCGCCTGCATGGAGACCCTCCAGGTGGGCTACTTGCACGCGGTCGCCGCCGCGGCGGGGTGCTCCCTGTCACAGCCCTTCCCCGACAACGGCATCGACTGGCACGTCAGCCACGGCGCCCCCGGCCATGTCGTCGACGACGAGGTGACCATCAAGGTCCAGCTGAAATGCACCTACCAGATACCGGCCCGCCCGCCCGGCGCGACGTTCGCCTTCACGCTCGACAACGCACACCTCGTGAAGCTCGCCCGGACCCCCGTGTCGGTGCACAAGATCCTGGTCGTGATGCTCGTGCCCCGGAGCCAGGACGACTGGCTGAGGGCCGGACACGACCGTCTCGACCTGCGCCACTGCTGTTACTGGACCAATCTGGCCGGCCACCCGGTGACCGGCCGGCACCGGACCACCGTGCGGATCCCGACCTCGCGCATCTTCGACGACCGAGCGCTCTGCGAGATCATGACCCGTGTCGGGGCAGGAGGGAGACCCTGA
- the thrS gene encoding threonine--tRNA ligase yields MSDVRVIIQRDSEREERVVTTGTTAAELFPGERTVVAARIAGELKDIAYVVADGETVEPVLISSEDGLNILRHSTAHVMAQAVQELHPEAKLGIGPPVKDGFYYDFDVETPFTPEDLKAIEKKMQEIQKRGQKFSRRVVTDEAAREELADEPYKLELIGIKGSASTDDGADVEVGGGELTIYDNLDPKTGDLCWKDLCRGPHLPTTRFIPAFKLMRNAAAYWRGSEKNPMLQRIYGTAWPTKDELKAHLEFLEEAAKRDHRKLGSELDLFSFPDEIGPGLAVFHPKGGVIRRAMEDYSRRRHEEEGYEFVYSPHATKGKLFEKSGHLDWYADGMYPPMQLDDGVDYYLKPMNCPMHNLIFDARGRSYRELPLRLFEFGTVYRYEKSGVVHGLTRSRGFTQDDAHIYCTKEQMAEELDRTLTFVLNLLRDYGLTDFYLELSTKDPEKFVGSDEAWEESTETLRLVAEKQGLPLVPDPGGAAFYGPKISVQCKDAIGRTWQMSTVQLDFNLPERFDLEYTGPDGTKQRPVMIHRALFGSIERFFAVLLEHYAGAFPVWLAPVQAVGIPIGDAHIPYLQEFAAKARKQGLRVDVDASSDRMQKKIRNQQRAKVPFMIIAGDEDMANGAVSFRYRDGSQENGIPVEDALAKIAKAVEDRVQV; encoded by the coding sequence GTGTCAGACGTCCGTGTGATCATCCAGCGCGATTCCGAGCGGGAAGAACGCGTGGTGACGACGGGCACTACGGCAGCCGAGCTCTTCCCCGGCGAGCGCACCGTCGTCGCCGCCCGCATCGCCGGTGAGCTGAAGGACATCGCGTACGTGGTCGCCGACGGCGAGACCGTCGAGCCCGTGCTGATCTCCTCCGAGGACGGCCTCAACATCCTCCGGCACTCCACCGCGCACGTCATGGCGCAGGCCGTGCAGGAGCTTCATCCCGAGGCCAAGCTCGGCATCGGCCCCCCGGTCAAGGACGGCTTCTACTACGACTTCGACGTCGAGACGCCGTTCACGCCCGAGGACCTCAAGGCCATCGAGAAGAAGATGCAGGAGATCCAGAAGCGGGGCCAGAAGTTCTCCCGCCGGGTCGTCACGGACGAGGCGGCCCGCGAGGAGCTGGCCGACGAGCCGTACAAGCTGGAGCTCATCGGCATCAAGGGCTCCGCCTCCACGGACGACGGCGCGGACGTCGAGGTGGGCGGCGGCGAGCTGACCATCTACGACAACCTCGACCCGAAGACCGGGGACCTCTGCTGGAAGGACCTCTGCCGGGGCCCGCACCTGCCGACCACCCGTTTCATCCCGGCGTTCAAGCTGATGCGCAACGCGGCCGCCTACTGGCGCGGCAGCGAGAAGAACCCGATGCTCCAGCGCATCTACGGCACCGCCTGGCCCACCAAGGACGAGCTGAAGGCGCACCTGGAGTTCCTGGAGGAGGCCGCCAAGCGCGACCACCGCAAGCTCGGTAGCGAGCTGGACCTCTTCTCCTTCCCGGACGAGATCGGCCCCGGCCTCGCCGTCTTCCACCCCAAGGGCGGCGTCATCCGCCGGGCCATGGAGGACTACTCGCGGCGCCGCCACGAGGAGGAGGGCTACGAGTTCGTCTACTCGCCGCACGCCACCAAGGGCAAGCTCTTCGAGAAGTCCGGCCACCTGGACTGGTACGCCGACGGCATGTACCCGCCCATGCAGCTCGACGACGGGGTGGACTACTACCTCAAGCCGATGAACTGCCCGATGCACAACCTGATCTTCGACGCCCGTGGCCGTTCCTACCGTGAACTGCCGCTTCGTCTCTTCGAGTTCGGCACGGTGTACCGGTACGAGAAGTCGGGCGTCGTGCACGGCCTGACCCGTTCGCGCGGCTTCACGCAGGACGACGCGCACATCTACTGCACCAAGGAGCAGATGGCCGAGGAGCTGGACCGGACGCTCACCTTCGTCCTGAACCTGCTTCGCGACTACGGGCTGACCGACTTCTACCTGGAGCTCTCCACCAAGGACCCGGAGAAGTTCGTCGGCTCGGACGAGGCGTGGGAGGAGTCCACCGAGACGCTGCGCCTGGTCGCCGAGAAGCAGGGCCTGCCGCTGGTCCCGGACCCGGGCGGCGCCGCGTTCTACGGCCCTAAGATCTCGGTGCAGTGCAAGGACGCCATCGGCCGGACCTGGCAGATGTCGACCGTGCAGCTCGACTTCAACCTGCCGGAGCGCTTCGACCTGGAGTACACCGGCCCCGACGGCACCAAGCAGCGCCCGGTCATGATCCACCGCGCCCTGTTCGGCTCCATCGAGCGCTTCTTCGCGGTGCTGCTCGAGCACTACGCGGGTGCGTTCCCGGTGTGGCTGGCCCCGGTCCAGGCGGTCGGCATCCCGATCGGCGACGCGCACATCCCGTACCTCCAGGAGTTCGCCGCCAAGGCCCGTAAGCAGGGGCTGCGGGTCGACGTGGACGCCTCGTCGGACCGGATGCAGAAGAAGATCCGCAACCAGCAGCGGGCCAAGGTGCCGTTCATGATCATCGCGGGCGACGAGGACATGGCCAACGGTGCCGTCTCCTTCCGCTACCGCGACGGTTCGCAGGAGAACGGCATCCCGGTCGAGGACGCCCTCGCCAAGATCGCCAAGGCCGTCGAGGACCGCGTCCAGGTCTGA
- a CDS encoding potassium channel family protein translates to MSDRTTAQSTPALTRWEQRAEAPLFVASLLFLLGYATRVLAPHDAELWRDIALALVGAMWLLFVIDYAVRIRLSGLGHRFVRVHWLDTLVLVLPLLRPLRVVKVYTAIQKRRDEPRLSLYARVMSYAGMTSLLLGFSAALAVYHLEHGAPGASIRTFGDAVWWACATLTTVGYGDAVPVTPLGRVVAAGLMACGLALLGAVTGSSSSWLIQAFRREDEKGPPASG, encoded by the coding sequence ATGAGCGACCGCACCACGGCCCAGTCCACTCCCGCTCTGACCCGATGGGAGCAGCGCGCCGAGGCACCGCTCTTCGTCGCCTCGCTGCTGTTCCTGCTCGGCTACGCGACCCGCGTCCTCGCCCCGCACGACGCCGAACTCTGGCGCGACATCGCCCTCGCCCTGGTCGGCGCCATGTGGCTGCTCTTCGTCATCGACTACGCCGTCAGAATCCGGCTCAGCGGCCTGGGACACCGCTTCGTCCGGGTGCACTGGCTGGACACACTGGTACTCGTCCTGCCGCTGCTGCGTCCGCTGCGTGTGGTGAAGGTCTACACGGCCATCCAGAAACGCCGCGACGAGCCCCGGCTGAGCCTGTACGCACGCGTGATGTCGTACGCGGGCATGACGTCCCTGCTGCTGGGCTTTTCGGCAGCCCTCGCGGTCTACCACCTGGAGCACGGAGCCCCGGGCGCCTCGATCCGGACCTTCGGCGACGCGGTCTGGTGGGCGTGCGCGACGCTCACGACGGTGGGGTACGGGGATGCCGTACCGGTGACGCCTCTCGGCCGGGTCGTGGCAGCGGGTCTGATGGCCTGCGGGCTGGCGCTGCTGGGAGCGGTGACGGGTTCGTCCTCGTCGTGGCTGATCCAGGCATTCCGGCGGGAGGACGAGAAGGGGCCTCCGGCGAGCGGATAG
- a CDS encoding HIT family protein, which yields MLIRMTSEPEQQIGVGTPDAFQRLWTPHRMAYIQGENKPTGPEAGDGCPFCAIPSMSDEDGLVVARGEKVYAVLNLYPYNGGHLMVVPYRHVADYTELDGPETVELADFTKRAMTALRAASGAHGFNIGMNQGAVAGAGIAAHLHQHLVPRWGGDTNFMPVVGHTKVLPQLLADTRKMLADAWPV from the coding sequence ATGCTGATCCGCATGACGAGTGAGCCGGAGCAGCAGATCGGAGTGGGGACGCCCGACGCGTTCCAGCGCCTGTGGACGCCCCACCGGATGGCGTACATCCAGGGCGAGAACAAGCCGACCGGTCCGGAGGCCGGCGACGGCTGTCCGTTCTGTGCGATTCCGTCGATGTCGGACGAGGACGGGCTCGTCGTCGCGCGCGGCGAGAAGGTCTACGCCGTGCTGAATCTGTACCCGTACAACGGTGGGCATCTGATGGTGGTGCCCTACCGGCACGTCGCGGACTACACCGAGCTGGACGGTCCGGAGACGGTGGAGCTCGCCGATTTCACCAAGCGTGCGATGACCGCGCTGCGTGCGGCGTCGGGGGCGCACGGATTCAACATCGGTATGAACCAGGGTGCGGTCGCCGGCGCCGGTATCGCCGCGCATCTGCACCAGCATCTGGTGCCCCGCTGGGGCGGTGACACCAACTTCATGCCGGTGGTGGGCCACACCAAGGTGCTGCCGCAGCTGCTGGCGGACACCCGGAAGATGCTGGCCGACGCCTGGCCCGTCTGA